The following is a genomic window from Neomonachus schauinslandi chromosome 15, ASM220157v2, whole genome shotgun sequence.
TGAACCACACACAGGGGCCCGGAGATCCGCCCACTCTAGCTCAGAACGGTCCTGAAGACTTGGGTCACTCCCACTGCTGGGGCATTATGACATTGAAAGAACACCACTGGCTACTGTGTGTTGGCACTTGTCAAGTCCCCATTCAAGTCTCATGTTTGGACATGTTTGtatgaaaagacattcaacaCTTAATGTCCAAGGTCCCACCACCAGTAGACTGGGCAGTGTTGGGCTCTGGACTCGGGCTCTGGAGCTGCAGTGCTCTGAGGGGTACCGTGGCTTTGGGGCCCTCAAATGTAGACCCAACAGCCCCAGATTCCAGGGGGGGCGGGGAACTCAGATTATTtttccccatcctctctcccaatttccttcctcccttcctctttcatcTTTCATGTgttctgtccatccatccatccatccatccatccatccatccatccctctctctctctctctctctctctctctctctcacatacacacacacacacacacacacacgcatatcaGTGAGCCCTGGAACTGTAAAGATTAGCCACTTAGACTGCCATTGGGGACAGTTACAATACGATCACCAACTTCTCACAATGACCCCAGTCTCTGGGGAGGTGGCCCTGTGCcgttcctctcctcctcccccgctCCCAGCCCGGGGCCCTCACCCGCCAGCAGCCGGGCTGTCAGGGGCAGCAGATTCTCGTCCGCAGAGCTGCTTCAGGAGGAAGAGGGTGGAAAGGACTTTGCACCTGCTGCACAGAGATGCCAGGGCCAGGCAGGCCTTACCCCAAACCCCGCGCCTCTGGCCTGGTCTCCCGTCCCTGCCCTTACCTCTGAGACCTGGAGCCTGACTGCACTGAGCTGGCAGCTGCAAGGCGCTTGAACTCCCTGGGCCTTCGGGAGCCCTGCTCAGCCCCTATGGCCTTGACGGATGCTGGCTCCCTCTGGGGCAGCGGGGCAGTGGGCTGCCGAGGACTCCCCTTCTGCACATCGCAGCGCCGCTGCTCTCCTGGGTCCCGTGCGGGCAGTCTTCCAGGCTGCCGTGGAGGCCTTGGAAGCAGGGAGAAGACAGGGCTGGGGGCCCTGTCCACCCGAGTGCTCAGACTCTCCGGGgtgaggcgggggaggggggctgagaCCAGGCCCTGTGGGGGAGCAGGCTCAGCTCTACCTTCTCCCAGGACCCCCACACCAGCCTGCACCTATGGTCCCCCATCCAGGGGATTCTTCGGGCAGTAGCAGCAGACCCTTCACTAGCCCTGGTTACCTGAACGTTCCCTGTGCCGACGACGGGGATCTCTTGGTCTTCTGTCTTCGGCTGCCTGAAAGGCAGAGTCACGGGCTCTGAGGCTGGCTTTGGGGTGGACTTCAGCAGCTTTTGGCAGGAGGGCACTCTGTCCCTTGCCACAGGCCTGCTTCTgtttgcggggggcgggggggggacctGCGGCTTTACTCTTTTGAGTTTCTGCTCCCCTTAAGGTATCCGAATTTGTGACTCCACTCCAGAAGCTCACACAGGCTGGCAGAGgcccagggagaagcaggccttagAGTCCCGAAGTCAGGGCATGGGAAGGAGGGGTccagcccaaggtggggctgtggcccacccccaccttcccccaggTCCCCTGGGAGGGAAGGACCTCCTCTTCCAAACCATGCAAACTTGCAAACCACAGTTCACAAAATACTCCAGGAAGAAGCACCCCGACACCCCAGCCTCTTCCCAGATACTCACCTCTgcacctccttctccttcctctttccagtCTCCTgtcctccatttccctctgcccccgacTCTGGCCCTGGCCCATTCCCAAGTGTTCACCCCTTCCTAATCCCACCCTCCTAGGCCCTGGGCACTTCCCTCCTCGGCCCCCTCTCAAGGCAGGGCAGGCTCCTGAGGATCTGCAAGGCTGGGCTTTCACCTGATGGGGAGCCTTGGTGCtggtggggctggaggctgaCCAGGGCCCAAGCGATGGCTCTGCCTCTCGCTTCCCTTTCTCCCCGACTTCCCTTTTCCCGCCCGTGTTCTCACCCACATTCTgaacttccttccctcctttgcaGTGAGCTCTCCTCTTCCAGAGCTTTCCCTCATTGCCCAACGTCGTGGGGAGGCTTGTGCATTCGTGCGCGTGTTTAGTGCATGTGTCTGGCTCGCAGGCCTGTGTGTTGATGTGTGCTTGTGCACACGGCCCATGTGGCACTGTCTGTGGGTGGATGTCCGCGCGTGCCTGTGTGATGTACGAGTCAGCGGatggtgtgtgtgcgcgcgtgtgagTCTGGGTTGCTCGGCAAAGTACACCATGACATACTCGCGCCTACATTCTGAGATACTTCCAGCTCAAGGCTGTGGCCCCTGGAGGGGCAGTCCTTTGGcatctttcttcccctcctttgaGCCCCTGGACACCGTCCCTTCCCCATGCCAGGCCCTCGCTGTGGACAGAAGCAGGAAGAATTCCTTTCAGCCTTGCCTCCTCACCTGGCCAGCCCACCCCAGGAGGTCCTCTCCTAAGAAGATCCCAACATGTTCCTGGCTTCAGGCCAAGAGGAAGCCCCACTTCATGACCTAAGACACCCGAAGCCTCAGAGAGGGCACCAAGGCCTCCCCAAGACGGCTCATGAGTCTCTGCCGCTGGCTGAGAGGTCTGGAAGGTGGGAGCGACGTGGAAGGACCCctggggagtgaggaggggcCAAATAGGGCTGGCAGAGCCCTCTGGGACAGGCGGGGGCAGCTCAAAAATGGGGGTGTGTGGAAACGAGTACTACacgatgtgttaactaactagaatttaaataaagtcttgaaagaaaaaaaccatggGGCTGGCATCCCTAAAAAATCAAGACCGGGACTCCACAGCCAGGTGAGTTCGCTAGTCTGGGAGCGTTTGCACAAAAAGTCTGAGCCGGGGGCCAGCACTGGAGGCTTTACTGGTTTTGTCTAGTCATTTCTCTGGGGAAGTGGGGGACGACATCTTAAAATGGATTTTCAGCAATAATGGACTCCCTTTCCCGGTTCTCGGCACCGAGCTGCAACGCAAAAGAGAGAGTGTCACTTGGGCCCCCGTGGCAGGGTCGGGGAGAGGGGTGAGCCCAGAGGCCTCTGCGGGGagggccccggggcgggggggaagaggGCCTCTTCCTGCTGCATGCTGATGGACAGCTGGCCGCCTGTTGTGTCCATTCATCATCAGGAAGCAAGGGGTGCTGGAGAACCCTGTTCCCTCACATTCGGCTCCATGGAAGCGTCCTGGGCCCAGGGCCATCAAATTCTCAGCGGGGCAGATGCGAGGCTGAGCTTTTCCCATGAGGGTGAGGCCATCTGCCCTCTGGGTGACCAAGCGTCCTAATGCTAGAATGGCCCTTCCCATGTCGAACCCAGGTCCTTGCTGGGGCCCAGAAGTGCTCACCCTCCATGGTCCCCAGgcctcctccagccctggccTTGGCACTGTGCCTCAGTCCACAGGAACCTTGTTTCCAGCAGTCTTTATGAGGTCACTGAGGTTGAGACATCACAGCCCACCCCATCCCCTACCCAGGCCCTCATTCCATTTCCCCACTCCTACCCAGCTGTGTGAGGAGTGGGCCCACCCACACATCCTAAGCACACCCCCTCTTCGGGAAGCTGTGGGCCAGCCTCACTTACCCTTTCACgactcctttaggtggaggggaCCTGGCCTGTTGCTGGAGAAGCTTCACTTCTCCTTCAAAGCTGGCCCTCTTGATCCCCGGCTTGCTGAAGCCGGGGTAAGGGTGGAAGAAGTTCTTGTCTTCCTGCTTCCAAGCTTTCTGTGACTCCTCGGCTTTAAGTGGTTTCTCTAGCAAGTCCTTAATGAgcttttccttctctggctgGTCCATGGCCAGCTGGATATCGGGATCTGTAGAAGGTGCCTCGACCTTCTGAGGTGGAGCTTTGATCATATGCTCCAAGTTGGGCAAGTCCATCTTGCTGGAGGAGGCCACGGCCAAGGAAGAGGCAAGGTTGACCAGATCTGCCAGGCCGATGCCTGGTGAGAGACTGGAGGAGGATGGGTGGGGGTTTGGGGGCTGCTGGGAGTTGGTGGTGGGCGGAGCTGGCTGGGCACTGGGGTTCTGGAGCTGCTTCTTGGAGCACATGGTGTCCTTGGGGTCAGACTGCTGGTCCTGACAGCTAGTGGTCTTACCTGTGTTCTTGCCACTCTGCATGTTGATCCCCCGCTCCAGGCTGTGCTCTGAGGCCTGGATATGTTTGTCTGCCCAGAAGAGGTGCTTAGAGGTCTGCACGCAGATAGAGCGATGGTTGGTGGACGCCTGGTCCTCCTCTACCGAACTCAGGTAGCTAGAATTTGACCTCACACTCCACTGGCTGACGTCCTGCTGCGTGGGGGGCTGGAGGGACTCTGTCCTAGACTCCAGTTGCTCAGGGTCCTTGGGCTCGGACTCCACCTCCAGCTCCAGTTCTGGCTCCAGGACCAGGTCCACTTTGTGTGGGGGCTCCAGTTCTAGCAATTCTTTCTTCAGCTGGAAAGTTTCAACTGACGCTGAGGAGGCCCCTGGCCCCTGAGGTCCTTCTGGGGCCAATTCTCCATCCCACTCTCCTGCCTTTGTCCCCTCCTCTTGCCTCTTGGCAGAGacctgctgggggcagggaggcagtgTGAGGCGGGGGTGAGCATGGGTGTCCATGAGCACCCCAGCACTGGCCGGGTGCAGGCTCCCAGGATTGTCAAGGATTTAAGGAAGACAGGCCTTAAGGAATCCTGCCCCTTACCTACCACCTCCCCCGAAGAGGTGCCCCTGCCCACTGTTACCTCGATCTCATCTTCCTCTGGTACCAGCTGGTGTTGGCTTAGGCCACTCCTATGACAAAAGGGGAcagaatggatgaaaggcctcCAGGGAGTGGGTGGGGTGGCTTTCAGGGGGAATGGAGGTCTCTGGGGCCTCAAGATTCCCTCCCTTGTACAGGGGCCGGCAAGACGCCCCCGGCCAATCCACTCCCCTCGCTGTCCCTGCATCCACCAAGAATTCTGGAGCAGCATTTTCAATCTTTAGTGAGTTTAGGAGGTGCCTGGAGAGCTTGCCAAGTTGCCCCCTACCCCAAAGAGGGATCCAGTTAGTTGGAGGTAAGGCCCAGGATTCTTCATTCTAATCAATGAGCCAATGCAGCTCACTTGGAGAACCAGTGCCCAGAAGTTGGCTCcccacagagggagaagcccagggCAAAATCCCTCCTCCTGACCTGCCCAACCCCAGCTTGGCAGATCTGAAaggcaggggtgtgtgtggagggtcCTGTCAGTTCTTGTTGGCACTTTGCTGCCATCTGGGCCCTTACCCTCAGTGCTCAGCCACTGCGACTCCCTGTCCTTCCTCAGGcatctgcccccgcccccacctcggTCGCTCTGTGCCAGAGCAAGGCAGCTAGAAGGGCTCAGTTCCCATTCATGTCTCTGAGTGTACCCCGCCACCCCTCAGTCCTTCACTAATGTCAGGGGCTGGAGGTAGAAGTAGAAGgcgggtggggcgcctgggtggctcagttggttaagcgactgccttcggcttaggtcatgatcctggagtcccgggatcgagtcccgcatcgggctccctgctcggcagggagtctgcttctccctctgaccctcccccctctcatgtgctctctctcaaataaataaataaaatcttaaaaaaaaaaaaaaaaaagaagtagaaggcgGGTGGTAGGaatccttccccccaccccgcccacaaCACTGCCCTTGGGGAGATTTTGGAAAGAAGCAAAATGGAGGGAGATCCCGGGTTGGGGGGTGTATGAGAACTTGGCAGTGGTGGCAGGGGGTAAGGGTTGGTGGTCCTGGAGGATGGGGAACtggctctcactgtgtctccacAATGTCCACTGACTCCTTGCCACAGCAGGGAAATCCATTGGCACCtggcagggagaaggaggtgagggcaggggagCTGCAGATGGGGACATCCGTGGAGGGTTCTGGAGCCCCGGCAGGTGGTGCTGCTCCAgctaccccctccctccctccctgtcctgtATCTCAGCTCATTCACCCTCCCCTCTCCCGTCCTGCCCCTcggctccctcctctctccagtgTCACCAGCTCTGTGCTCCATATCTGCTCCCCTCCATGCTCGAATTTGCCTTTCCTTTGGCTCTCCCCAATCCATCACCATCCTCCACAGGGATGGATGCTAACAGGCTTCACTGCAATTTACTGAGTGCTACTAGGCCAGGCATCATGTTGGGTGctttctgtgctttatctcattGATTCaacacaaaaaatgagaaaaaattcatttgcccaaggtccctCAGCTGATGGTTGCCGACATCAGGAACTGAATGCAGGTTTGACTAAAGAAAAACCCTTAACTCCCCTCTCCTGCATGCTATCCTACCCAGGGGTCTGTAACTGTGTTGGGACCCCTAGAGAACCTTCCATTCCTGCTCCTCTGCCCCCTTTCTCCACTCTTCTCTGGCCAGGCTTCAGATCTGGCACTCACCCTAATCCTGGCCCCTCCTGCCCTGAAGCACCTCCTCTCCTCCAGGCTTCTCACTCCCTCACGTCCTGGGTCACCCACCCAGGCATTTGATCTGCGGGGATGCTGACAGCAGAGTTCCCATCACCTTCTGCAGAAGGGACTGAGCAACGCCTTGGGGAAGGTTTTCCCGCCCCAGTCACCTCCCTGGAAGCTTGTATCTTTTACTGAAGAAGCTTCTTTTTCATCCTCTGGGCGGTAGGGGCACCAGGCTGTCCCATTCTCTGTTCCCCAGGGTCGTAGATGGGGATTGATGGTGGAGCCATCATGGCAGTGGGAAAGCCAGATCCCCCTGAACCTAGAGTGTGGCAGGAAATGATGGCCTTGGCTCTGGCTAAGAATTGCTCCCAGGATTATATCCAAAGGACCAGAGTGTGCCATGGCCTCTTTCTAGAGATGTAGAGGCTGTTTCTGCATCTGGGATTTGGGCACATCCATGTTCCTCTTGGGCCTGGGCATCTTGGATCAGCCACATGGCCGGGCTAGGAGGGCACCACCATGGACAGGCTCCCAAGAGCTAGCTTGGTGGTCTCTGGAATCTTCCACCAACTTGACTGCCATGTTCCGTTGGCTTCCTTCATGTCTCTCTTCATTTCCAACTCCAGTTACCCCAGTGCTGCTTTTATCCAGGCCTCTTGCCTCAGAGCCTTCCTTTGCTTGCTTTGCAAAATCTCCCTAGACAATCTAATCAACACCCACAGCCTAAACCCTTCCATGAACAGCGACAGGGTGTGGCTAGGAAGAGAAAGTGTTATGGTGTGAACCTCATAGGGGCATGGGGGTTGGAAGCAAAAGTCTGAGTTTGACTCAACTTGGGACCTCTGTGCCCAACTTGGGAATGTTCTATTAGGGATTCaggtgacattctttttttttttttttttcaggtgacaTTCTATAATATGTGaaataatttcaatttccaaCTGCTggttgctagtgtatagaaatgtatatCCTGTAACCATCCTAAAATCCTATCaattctagttttttgttttgttttgttttgtttgtagatTCCATAAGGTTCTCTACATAAACAATGATGGTgtgactaggggcgcctggatgactcagtcggtagagcacgtgactcttgatcttggggtcgtggggttcaagccccatgttgggtgtagagattacttaaactattttaaaaaagtatgtgtgtgactcaagacagttttacttcttcctttccaaactggatgtctcttatttcctttttccgcTTTACTGAGAACAATGTTCAATACAATGCTGAATAGAattgagagtagacatccttgctttgttcctgacctcagggaggaagcattcagtatttcaccattaagtatgatgttagctgtagtttTTCCTCATCGATGACCTTTATCACGTTGAGGAAAGTTACTTTCCTAGTTCACTCAGTttttacagattatttttttagagagagagcacatgtatatgcacaaggtgggggagggacagaaggagggagagaatcctaagcagactccacgctcagtgtggagcccaacatggtgctcgatcccacaaccctgagatcataacctgagctgaaatcgagtcggacacttaaccaactgagccacccaggtgccccttagttcGCTTAGTTTTTAGTTAGGAAGAGATGTTAGATTTTGTctgatgctttttctgcattagtTGAGATGattatattgcttttcttttatattcttttattttttagtaatctctacacccaacgtggggctagaactcatgaccctgagatcaagagtcgtatgctcttccgactgagccagccaggtgcccctgtttttttttttttatattctgttaatatattatatgttatgtaTAACATGaacaatgttatatattattcTGTTAACAATTCTCTTATATTCTCTTTAtggtgaaataaattaatttttgaatgttaaaatcAATCTTACATCCCTGAGATAAATCTCATCTGGTCATAATGTATTATCATTTTAcacattgttgaatttgatttgctaactttttgaaagaaatcttaCATGAGGTTCATAAAGTGTATTGGTGTATAATTTTCTTACAttgtctttgtcaggttttgataTTAGaataatgttggcctcatagaatgagttgggaagtattctctcttcagttttctgAGTTTGCAtaaaattggtataatttcttccttatgtttggcagaattcccagGTGAAGCATGTGAACCTGGGCCTGGAGTTTccttgtccattttatctaagttggcaaatttattggcataaggtgttcataatattctttattatccttttcataTCTGTAGATTCTGTAGTGATGCCACCTCTTCCATTTCTCATAttggtaatttttgtctttttttctttttgtcctgttCAGTTTGGCtagagatttgtcaattttgttgatcttcttgAACCAGACAGAGATATATTTCCTGCCTGATCATCCTAAAGTGACATCTGCCAGGGAATCAGTCCTGCAGTCACAGATTCCCAGTCAGCTttttatgatttcactcttaAACATGAATAGCCTAGCATGACTAGACATTTGAGGAAACTACCCACCTGCAGTTTACAGACCAAGAGAAAAGATGACTCTAGAATACCAGAGGTTATTTGGGAAACAGAaaggagctttaaaaatactctaaaatcTTGAGATTCCGAGATGTAGATATTCAACTATATATTGCATCCAAAAAGCAAGAACAGgatgctctttaaaaaattaagaaaagagggcgcctgggtggctcagttggttaagcgactgccttcggctcaggtcatgatcctggagtcccaggatcgagtcccgcatcaggctccctgctcggcagagagtctgcttctccctctgcccctcccccctctcatgtgctctctctcattctctccctctga
Proteins encoded in this region:
- the SPATA32 gene encoding spermatogenesis-associated protein 32, which produces MGVTGANGFPCCGKESVDIVETQSGLSQHQLVPEEDEIEVTVGRGTSSGEVQVSAKRQEEGTKAGEWDGELAPEGPQGPGASSASVETFQLKKELLELEPPHKVDLVLEPELELEVESEPKDPEQLESRTESLQPPTQQDVSQWSVRSNSSYLSSVEEDQASTNHRSICVQTSKHLFWADKHIQASEHSLERGINMQSGKNTGKTTSCQDQQSDPKDTMCSKKQLQNPSAQPAPPTTNSQQPPNPHPSSSSLSPGIGLADLVNLASSLAVASSSKMDLPNLEHMIKAPPQKVEAPSTDPDIQLAMDQPEKEKLIKDLLEKPLKAEESQKAWKQEDKNFFHPYPGFSKPGIKRASFEGEVKLLQQQARSPPPKGVVKG